Within the Salvia hispanica cultivar TCC Black 2014 chromosome 4, UniMelb_Shisp_WGS_1.0, whole genome shotgun sequence genome, the region CATGTGGGTCAAATTTTACTGGTCCATTAGTATATCTGGGCTATAAACGAAAAACTGACTGACCCAACAGTATAGTTCTGGACTTAAAATTTGGGCTAGTGGCCCAACCGGATTTCTATCAAATTGCATGCACAACTCTGCTCGTTCTTAATTGAGAATACAAAAGTAATAGTAGGTTGTAATACAACTCAAAAGAAGAATGAAAcagttaatattttaaaaggaactgaactaaaacaaaaacaataaaatcgTAGAAGTAATATGCCGGTGAAGGAGTTCTTTTTTTCTAAGGCAAGATACGTCCCAGTCATGTTCTCAAATTAACGTGTCAATGCTAtgacatttaatttcacaatattaaaTGTCTCGTCACATCCATTCTTGGTCAAAACCTTTAACTTACCACATTATTCCAACTCGCTCCTCAAAGTACTatgaatcataatttttaatagaaattattataatttatacaaaGTAACCTCTATATACTAATTCTTGGATGGAAgctcaattataaaaaaacctCTATATGCTTTTTTTCTACTAGTATTTTGACTCTATTGTGACTAGAATAATTGTATAATTGAGATAAATAGAAACATAAAGAGACACAGATTTACATGGTTCAACAATGTTGCGTTGGCTACTTCCATGAACAGGAAAGtagaacaaattgtattatggTAACGGTTTCAGATTACAAAGTTTGATGCCctacttctatataaatagACACGTACATGACGGGTTAGCCCACAATTTAGCTAGTGGCAAACCACATGGATTCAATACATACTAATACACTCAATTatgaatgaatttttaaaaaaaattcaactactttataaatactagttattcaaggaaaaaaattgtcaattgTGTTTGTTATATAGTAATTTGAAAAGTTAGGATGAGTAAAACAtccgaaaaaaaaatcaacatgaaCTAAATCAAAATCTGACATACAGTTCGgattggttttatttttaaaattttggatgtttggattggatattttaaaattcaaagtaaTTCGAAATCcgaaatatattactccataatactctataaaatagttgaagtggagaaaaaataaaataagaaaaagaattatgTAGAGAATACTCTCCTCtacataattttatctcttactttactctctctctccaccctaactattttatagtattatttttttaaaacgagtgcgaaaaagaaatagatctaatatcttgggacagagggagtgtTCCATAAAACATTTGTGTTGTACAATGTTATagtaatatggagtatttgattttcgtattttggtattgaatttttagaattttaatattgaattttttattttacgcACTTTTAGATATTTCGAACCGGATTCGGTTCGTCGACAATTTAGATGTGATTAGATTCACTTTTCATAGATTTATCAGATTGAGCAAAAATACAAATACTCCAACCTTACTTTGTCCTCTCTCTTCTTATTTATCTCGTCACTGTATTgaataaagtattattttttaaattttatattaaaaaaaacacttgTGTTGTTAAAATCTGAAAACGAGTAGAGCCAAAAGAATAGCGAAAACCTTGACCGCCTAGATTTTGAGCTCCCGCCACTTCACCAAAAATCAAAACGTACCCTTATTTCTCAATTCCCCATTTTGCCCTTCACCTTCTTCCTCGACAAGCTTTTGCCAATAACTACgccaaaaatcaaatttgaaaattcaccATCTCCACTCCGAATTTCCATTATTCAGATAATTCGAGGCTGATTTTGCAGCCCCTACGGTGTTTTACCCTCAATTGGAGTACAGTTTGTATCCAATGCTGGGAAGTTCAGCATACGATGATGACCCCTCCAAAGCATTTGTTGGGATTCGATTTGTTCTATTCGGGTTCGATGCAGTTCGTGAAGAGGAGGTTTCATTTCAAtggagttttattttttaatttatttgggtGTCACTTGAAGAACAAAGcttttactttaatttgggattcatttttttcagatGCGGTCCATGCTTTTAGAAGGAGGGGGAGTTGATACTGTGAATTATGGACCGTATTGCAATCACGTGATTGTCGATAAGCTTGTTTTTGTGAGTTTTGCCTCTTTAAAATTTGAGCATTTTTTAGATTAAGTTTAGTGTATGTAACTATGTTTTCTATAGTTTTGGATTCTTTCTCACTTCATACCGTTAATCAGTGTTTTTTGAAGCTTTAAGTTGGAAATGGATACGCTTTCATTCATTACCGAATAGAACAGcattaatattattgattttgattccAATAGCTTTAATTGTATGGAAATGGAAACAGTTGCATTAATTCTGTTTTCTTGTGTCATGCAGGATGATCCCATATGTGTTGCTGCACGAAGAGATGGCAAAGTATTGGTGAACGGACTATGGGTGGAACACAGCTATGATTCAGGAATGCCTGTTGATCCTACCCGTGTATGTTTCTCGTGTACATCATCTTTCAGTTTCTTGTGTATTTTAGTTGAGAGATGTATCTATTGTGTTAGGCTAGAACTGGCTTTTAAAGTCCAAGTTGCATGCTTCAATGTACTAGTGCTTGTTGTATCCATAATCCATGTTCAAGTGTATTGGTTATTTGGTTTCTGCATGCATTAATGTCGAACTTTAAAGTGTAGAGACTCTTGGAAATTCTACTTTCTTGTGTTCCCTGATAGTGAAAGATAATATATCTCGAACACTTTCAACTTTTCTGTTCTAAGTTTTTATTCTGATTCCGCACAGGTTTTGTATTGGCCAATGAGAGGTCTGAATGGGATTCCTGGAGCTAAGTCTCTGGTTATATGCCTGACTGGATATCAAAGACAGAATCGAGATGATGTCATGGTTCAGACATTTTACTtaatctcttcttcttttttaaatttcattagaACTGTGTCGTCTCATTCTATTATAAACTGGCTTCTTGCACAGAATATGGTTTCCCTGATGGGTGCCAATTTTTCGAAACCATTGATAGCTAACAAGGTTACTCATCTGATATGCTACAAGTTTGAAGGTAagttttgtaatttatttttcatttgttgcTCAAGATATTGGTGCCAACTGttattttcacttcatttatatGTGCATCTATGATCTATGGATCTATAAAACTGTCATATTTGTTAGCATATGACTGTTTTGTAGTTACTATCTAGTAAATGATGTgtataattatgaaatgtgTATGCAATCTATGATAGCAGATGTTTGGAAACCCATCGAACTAACCTTTTCTGAGGTCTTTGCTGTATGTGGTTGTTCTGTTAATGATCATGATGGCATAGTATAGttcttcatttgtttttttgcatCGAGAATATAGCATTGTACTTCATGTTATGTTTGCACTAAATGCACCTTCAAAGGCTTACATGTTTGTAATTTTACATACTTCTGTATGTTGTTCCATTTGATTAGTCCAGGTATTTGTGTGACTTACATAAGCACTTAGAAATTGCATTATTCAGGGGAAAAATTTGAGCTTGCCAAGAAGATAGGATTCGCGAAGCTAGTTAACCATCTCTGGCTAGAAAATTGGTATGTCCAATTTTGACAATCACCAatccaaaaatagaataaaaattgaatagttGATTTACTATAGTAAATTTTAGCTCTCTGTCACATTGATCTATGATTCTTATTCTGAAATTTCAGCCTGAAGGCTTGGGAGCTGCTTCCGGAAGCCGATTATGCTAAAAGGTGAGACACAAGGTTCTATGCTTTTACTCATGACATAATATTGCTCAACTTTCAGCACACATGTATGTAGCTTCATGATAGTTTTGGTTACTATTTCTTAGACTTGCAGATGGAGTTCTCCAGATTTAAGGCAAATTGgcctcttttttctttttcttttttagttgaaGATGAATCCTTTTAATTTGGCATTTCACATTCCTCGAGgtaataagttcataaggTTGTCCCATGATGATAGAGATTAGTTAAGGGCCGGTAGCCTTATAGGATTAGTCGTTTGAGAGTTGAGGGCAAATAGGAGTCTTGGTGGGAGATTCTTATGTTCAGCGTAGTTTAAGAGTCGGTATCCATGGATCAAGCATTGAAACTGGAAAGTGCCATGGACCTCAAGTGAGGTGTTTATATATTCCAGTTCtttctttcaatttatttctGTTTCCTATTCATTTGTTTCTTGCATTGCTCATTCACTTGTTGCATACACCGCCTTTACTCCTGACATATGACACAGTGGATATGAATTGGAGATGGAGGCTAAAGCTAAATATTCTGAAGAAGAGACACAAGACATGAGCCTAGTAGATGTGAAAAAGAATGACATCATCAATCCTCACAATATTCAAATTGAGAATACAAATTTGCATGAGTCACCTGACCAGCAGGGGGGTTCTAGAAACAATGGTTATGTGCCTGCATTCGAAAGTTTTGCAAATGTTGGAAATACCGGCAAAACCCGCTCCACTCCTAGAAAGGAGAATACCAGTAAAACAAAGTCAACTCCAACCAAAGAGAAGGCCAGCACCCAGTCAAGTCCTAGAAAAGAGACTGACTTTGGAAAAACATCAGTATCTCATGATACTCATGGTGACAAACTTGATACATCATACTCTTCTTGTTCCTGGAGTCCTGCTAAAATGTTCTCTGAGGTGCCATTTAATGTGCCCGATGGTAAAGGAAACACTGAAAATATTGAGCATGCCTTAGCTTCAACATCTGGAAGTGCTAAGAAGTCTGTAGATGGTGGCTTGTCCAAATTAAGTAGTAAGAGTATGAAGGCCAGTCTCCCTCTGTGGTCAGAAAGAACTGAAATTAATCCAGGAAGTCCCATGTCAAATGTAAGTAAAACCGGGCTTCGTGGAGGTTTTGATATACCAATGGAGAGAGATCTGGATGCAACTGATTCTCATGGCATCAAATCACCATTGATGGGAAGCTTGTTGCTCCCAAATGAGGGACAAACCACTGGTTTGCCCAACAAGATGAAACCAACTGTTCCATGTGGTAGTTCGAGATCGCCAGTTTTAAGCCATTCTCCAAAAACTTTGATCAGGGGTGGATTGGCTACAAAAACGATGGAAACGTCGGTTTCTAGATCTTTAGTTGATGGTTCATGTCGAGTAGCCTGTGATATGTCTCCAGTTAAAGGTACTAGCTGTTTGAGGGAAGAAGTTACTGGTGCTTTTGTCACGCCATCAGGGAAAATCCAAGATGGAACTGGATCTGCTGTAGATAAAACTCCTTTAAAGGGAGATGTTTTGCACCTCGATGAGGAAAATGTAAGCAGTTTGCCTCGTACAAAGAAAATGAACGTCTCACGTAGTGATTCAAAATCAAGGAGACTAAGCCATTCTCCAACTACCGGAGCTAGTTGTTTGAGGGAAGAAGTTGATGCCGGTTCTGTCCTGCCATCAGAGAACATTCATGAGGGAACTGAATCTGCTGGAATAAAGACTCCTTCAAAGGGATCCTTGTTGTACCTTGACGAGGAACAACAAAGCAGTTTGCCTGGTACTAAGAAAATGGCCGTTTTACACAGTGgttcaaaatcaacaaagcTAAGCCGATCTTCAAAGGTATTAATGGGAAGTGGATTGAATACAAAACCGATTGAAATGGCAGGTTCTGGATCTTCAGTTTGTGGTACACGTCAATTAGCTGCTGCTGTTCCTCCCACAAATATCACTAGTTTTTTGCAGGAAGAAGTGGGCGATGTTCTTCACATGCCGTCTGAGAGGGACGGAGATGGAACTGAATCTGGAGGAATAAAGACTCCTATAGAGGGAGCCTCAGTGCACCTTAACAAGGAGCAAACCAGCAGTTTGCGCGGTAGGAAAACTACTGTTTCTCGTAGTAACTCCAAATCAACGAAACTAAGCCGTTCTCGGAGCATGTTAATGGGAACAGTATTGGGTACAAAAGAGACAGACATGCCTGTTTCTGGAACTCCAATCCCTGCTTCACATCAATCAGCTGTTGATATATCTCCATCAAATATCACCAGCCATTTGAGAGAGGAAGCTTCACTGGCCTCTAAAGAAGCTTTAGTCACGTCTACTCAACTTCAGGAAAGACAGGAGTGCAATGATCAAACAATTAAATCTTCTCGAGGAAGACCCAAAAAGCAGAGGTTGCCTGATTCCGATGGGAAGGACCTTTCTCTGAGAAGGACCGAATCTTGCACCGAGGGACAAGAAATATATCAAAGTGATCCACCAGATTTCAGACCCCAATTTCCGAGTACAAGCTCTACAGTAGAGAAACTGGATAATCAAGCGGATTTGAACTCTTCAAAGGTAGATCACAGTGGTACCAAGTCAAAATCCCCAAAGAAAAAGATGCTTGCCAGGAAGACATTGGGTTCCAAACCAACTATCTGTAAAGGGAAAACTACAAAACACAAAGGACTGCTTTCTTCTGTATTGCAGAACAAGTTCATAGGTCATTCGAATGGAGCAGTTGGCGTGGAACACAAAGAAAATGCTTCTCTGGCCGAGAAGTTTGTCACCGTCTCTTCAAACCACAATGAAGATGTAGGTGATGAAACTGAAACTCCAGAATGCGAAGGGCTGAAGAAATCTGCAGAAGTCGAAGAACCTCATACAAGCAAGGAACctggcaaaaaaaaaacaaaaaagatggAGGCAAAATCAAAGGTTAAGAAGAGCGCTGAAGCTAAAAAGTCTCCAGAGTTGCCAGAACCAACATCAACTGTTGATGTTGTAGAGAAAAAGGTAGCAGAGGGCAAGAAACGTCCTTTGACCAAGTCTAAGACGAATAAGTTGAAGGATCATACCAAGGAGGCCAAACAAGACGAGAAGGAGGCTGTCTTGAACAATGGAGAAAAGGTTGTGTTGTCTGGTAAAGCCGCTAAAAGACCATCTAAGAAACTGAAAGGTTCACATGACGTGGAGAAGGAAAATGAACCTGTTACAAATGAACAACCAAGTGTAAGCTGTGATACTGGAGCAGCTGGAAATTCTACTCATAAACTTAAAACGCCTCTAAAAAATGGCAGGGCAAATGACCTAACCACCAAGACTGAACCTGCATGGTTTATATTGAGTGGGCATAGGCTTCAAAGAAAGGAGTTTCAGCAGGTTATAAGgcaattaaaaggaaaagtatgCAGGGACTCTCATAATTGGTCATATCAAGCAACACATTTCATTGTTCCAGATCCAATTCGAAGAACTGAGAAGTTCTTTGCAGCTGCTGCATCTGGAAGGTATTCCCAGTTAACTCATtgttatcaaatttttatgttaCTGAAACTGTACCTCACTAAATGCATCCTGCATAACTTGATTTTTGCAGCTGGATTCTCAAAACTGATTATCTAACTGCTAGCACCGAGGCTGGAAGGTTTTTGTCTGAAGAGCCATATGAATGGCATAAGAAATGCTTAACTGAAGATGGAGCAATCAACTTAGAAGCTCCAAGGAAATGGCGTCTTCTGAGGGAGAGAACAGGTCATGGTGCATTTTATGGAATGAGTATAGTCATTTATGGAGAGTGCATTGCTCCTCCACTGGTATGCTATTAACTTGTTTAATTCTACCTTTGTCGctatcttaattaatttgggaATAATGTGTATACAATATCTGATCATCAAATTTAGGATACTTTGAAGCGTGTTGTAAAGGCCGGAGATGGGACCATACTCGCAACCTCGCCTCCATACACGCGTTTTCTAAATTCAAGGGTTGATTTTGCCATTGTTAGCCCGGGCATTACCCGTGTTGACATGTGGGTGCAGGAGTTTCTCAGACACGAGATACCCTGTGTTCTTGCTGACTATCTGGTGGAGTATGTGTGCAAGCCTGGTTATTCCCTTGATAAGCATGTGCAATACAACACTCATGCTTGGGCGAAGAGTTCACTTGAGAATCTGGTTAAACGTGTGGAGGAGGCTGTTGATGAGCCTAAAACACCAGAAGAGAACTGCGTTGATGACGCAGCATGCCAAGTGTGTGGATCGCGTGACAGAGGAGATGAGATGCTCATATGTGGTGATGAGAGTGGTAGTCATGGATGTGGTGTCGGTGCCCACATTGACTGCCTTGATCCTCCACTTGAGGCTGTGCCAGAGGAAGACTGGTTCTGCCATGACTGCTGCCGGAAAAGTAGTAGCCGGAGTTTGAAGAAACGAGCCTTGAAATCAAAGAAGTGATCAGTCTGTTGATTCTGTAAATTCTTACAAGGCTCGATGGCATTTATGTTGTTAAGTAGCAAAAAGACAATAAGGTTAACTGAGTATTGCTGTAGACTTAGAATGTGTTTACTGGTAATGTACAGATAGTGAAGATGCAAACCCTTAAATTGTCAAGTTTGTTAtgttagttttcgtaaattatagtattactCATCCTTTCCCTATCTCTttccaattaaatttttgaagcAAGAGAATTCATCGGATCAATTGTTGCCTTATACGAAAGCAAGTACTAGTACATAAAAGCGAATGAGCCGAACAATTATCCGAGTTTGTATtcagattttgaaaatttgtatgTAGATGATAAACACTACATTTACAAGATGATAGTATGATAATATGAGAAGGTATTTGACAAATTGATTAAACAAACTTATAAATTGTACGATGTATATATTTTCAGcagtatatatagtactactagtattatgcAGACATCTCAATCATCTTCACTATGTTTTTATGTAGTAAGTACTATGATTCAGTAATTTGCATGAACTGAAGTGTGGAAACCATGTATAGCGTTAATTGGgataattttctttatccaCTATAATACACAGAATAAAAAGCAGTGT harbors:
- the LOC125224572 gene encoding BRCT domain-containing protein At4g02110-like, with amino-acid sequence MLGSSAYDDDPSKAFVGIRFVLFGFDAVREEEMRSMLLEGGGVDTVNYGPYCNHVIVDKLVFDDPICVAARRDGKVLVNGLWVEHSYDSGMPVDPTRVLYWPMRGLNGIPGAKSLVICLTGYQRQNRDDVMNMVSLMGANFSKPLIANKVTHLICYKFEGEKFELAKKIGFAKLVNHLWLENCLKAWELLPEADYAKSGYELEMEAKAKYSEEETQDMSLVDVKKNDIINPHNIQIENTNLHESPDQQGGSRNNGYVPAFESFANVGNTGKTRSTPRKENTSKTKSTPTKEKASTQSSPRKETDFGKTSVSHDTHGDKLDTSYSSCSWSPAKMFSEVPFNVPDGKGNTENIEHALASTSGSAKKSVDGGLSKLSSKSMKASLPLWSERTEINPGSPMSNVSKTGLRGGFDIPMERDLDATDSHGIKSPLMGSLLLPNEGQTTGLPNKMKPTVPCGSSRSPVLSHSPKTLIRGGLATKTMETSVSRSLVDGSCRVACDMSPVKGTSCLREEVTGAFVTPSGKIQDGTGSAVDKTPLKGDVLHLDEENVSSLPRTKKMNVSRSDSKSRRLSHSPTTGASCLREEVDAGSVLPSENIHEGTESAGIKTPSKGSLLYLDEEQQSSLPGTKKMAVLHSGSKSTKLSRSSKVLMGSGLNTKPIEMAGSGSSVCGTRQLAAAVPPTNITSFLQEEVGDVLHMPSERDGDGTESGGIKTPIEGASVHLNKEQTSSLRGRKTTVSRSNSKSTKLSRSRSMLMGTVLGTKETDMPVSGTPIPASHQSAVDISPSNITSHLREEASLASKEALVTSTQLQERQECNDQTIKSSRGRPKKQRLPDSDGKDLSLRRTESCTEGQEIYQSDPPDFRPQFPSTSSTVEKLDNQADLNSSKVDHSGTKSKSPKKKMLARKTLGSKPTICKGKTTKHKGLLSSVLQNKFIGHSNGAVGVEHKENASLAEKFVTVSSNHNEDVGDETETPECEGLKKSAEVEEPHTSKEPGKKKTKKMEAKSKVKKSAEAKKSPELPEPTSTVDVVEKKVAEGKKRPLTKSKTNKLKDHTKEAKQDEKEAVLNNGEKVVLSGKAAKRPSKKLKGSHDVEKENEPVTNEQPSVSCDTGAAGNSTHKLKTPLKNGRANDLTTKTEPAWFILSGHRLQRKEFQQVIRQLKGKVCRDSHNWSYQATHFIVPDPIRRTEKFFAAAASGSWILKTDYLTASTEAGRFLSEEPYEWHKKCLTEDGAINLEAPRKWRLLRERTGHGAFYGMSIVIYGECIAPPLDTLKRVVKAGDGTILATSPPYTRFLNSRVDFAIVSPGITRVDMWVQEFLRHEIPCVLADYLVEYVCKPGYSLDKHVQYNTHAWAKSSLENLVKRVEEAVDEPKTPEENCVDDAACQVCGSRDRGDEMLICGDESGSHGCGVGAHIDCLDPPLEAVPEEDWFCHDCCRKSSSRSLKKRALKSKK